DNA sequence from the Deinococcus detaillensis genome:
CCCGGAACAGGTCACGGTACGGATGCGTTTGCGTTTCGATGAAACTACGGTCCAATACACAGGGCATCATTCCCCCGGTATACAGACTTTTGTCCGGATCCCAATCCTGATCATTGACAAACCACGCAAGAAGTCTGGGCGTCCCCCACAGGATGCCCGTTCCATTTTCAACGGTTTAATCTGGCTAGCCCGTACCGGCAGTCAATGGAGTCAATTC
Encoded proteins:
- a CDS encoding transposase; its protein translation is MRLRFDETTVQYTGHHSPGIQTFVRIPILIIDKPRKKSGRPPQDARSIFNGLIWLARTGSQWSQFPRRYSPVSTAHERFSAWVEHGCLRRAWAVILEEYGEELGIDWEWQAADGSMVKAPLGKRGP